TTTCATGTATTTTATTGTACTTTGAATAAAGTATTTCCCAAGATGTATTTTTTTTACCTACCTGTTGCAAATTCATGTATTGTAGAAGTAGATGACTCAATAAAAAGTGTAATTACCTTTTAGATCAAAGATCTTATCTTGGATAACTCAAGAAGTACTTCTATAATTGGTTTAACAGATGAATTTACCAATTTAGAAAGTTTATCACTTATCAATGTTGGTTTAACTTCCCTTAAAGGCTTCCCTAAACTTCCCAATCTGAAGAAACTTGAATTGAGCGATAATAGGTAAGATTTCTCAATAATCATtaacataataatattaatgatataaaatttagGATATCAAACGGGTTGAATCTATTAGAAACTAGCCCGAAATTGACAAATCTCAACCTCAGTGGCAACAAAATCAAAGATTTGGAAACATTGGAACCTTTAAAGAATCTAAAAAACCTCAGAAATTTGGATCTTTTTAATTGCGAAGCAACTACTGTAGAAAATTACAGGGAGAAGGTTTTCAAGATGATACCAAGTCTCAAATATTTGGATGGGTAAGTAGGCAGTTGGTATTATGGAtccaaatttcaattatattgatataaaattgtttttacttgAATTAACAGGAAAGTTAGTAACAGATGTCTTTTATAActgtgtttttattaaattatatcatttaaaaacTAATTGAAGTATTTAGATATCTTCATGTGATTTACAAAGAAATTGTAGTTGCAATGTTTACATCTTCATTTCTAGGACTATTTATGACTTTTCTAgcattagaattttattttcagtctccttttattattttttttcacattttccagTCCTGTGCTATTTGTTGTAGCCCAGTTTTCTTgcttattccttttttttttatattatttttgcttcTGTCACTTTTCTTATTGGGTTTTATGTTGTTTTTCTACCTAAACTTAAAGatcttttaactattttgtttcctatttttttttgttagtttccaTTCGTAAACTTCactattttgttattatttttaagattttcGTTGTATTTATGTTAAATTCTTGAAGGTTTGATGAGTTGGAAGGTGAAGCGGAAAGCGATTTGGATGAAGAAGTGAACGGTAATGAAGGTAACGAAAGCGCGAATGAAGAGGATAGTGAAGAAGAAGGTTCGTCGGAATTTGAAGAAGAAGGTTACGAAGGCGGTTTGCGAGCTATCTATTCGCAAAATTTAGATGATACATCGGATGAAGAAGATTACGAGGCGATCGAAGAAGAAGACGATGATGAATGTATCGAGGAAGAGGAAgttgaagaagaagaggagGTACCTCCGACAACCGATGGTgcgtatttaaatatttttttatctttttcgttttttatgtgtttatttattttagtttcgaGGGGAAAGAAGCGAAAACTCGAAGAAGGGGAAGGTGAAAACTAAACCCGTTATTCTGTGTGCATCATCAATATGTAGtgatatattaaaacaaaaaaactttattaccGACCAATAAAGTGTCTCCAACTTGGCGAGAAGAGACTTTTTCGTTAAAGTCGTAACCCCTGGCTGTGGTTTCATACTTTAcgggaaaaaattttaatttttgaataaatacaataaattctaaattgaattattaactCGGTAAGTTAATTAACCGAATATTAAACTGATCTTAATATGGGAAATTTTTACAAAGGTGTAAgttgaattattcattataaatttacaCTTGTGATTgagtaataatttaatttttcatataggAATCGATTAATTACTCCTAAAATTGTTTAAATCTCCAAGTTGACGCTTCTACTATGTAAGGAGTGTGCTAACAGCTAAGAtgtgaatttaatttaatttagagTGTTACTTATTTGATGTTATATCGTAAATAGATATATGAAACTTTTttacacaaattaaatttacatCTTTCgagtaaaaaaaaaatcgtgaaagTGTAAGTTTGTAACGAaaacaaatttccatttaaacttgtataaatatactttattttcagCTTATACAAATTGACATTCCAAAAAAGCATTATTATCGAATTACATtgtttaatttagttttttatgaaattttagtcGATTCAGAACTTTTTACAACCTACTAGACCCAATAATCAATATGGGTTGATTTAACTCCAACAATCTCAAGCCTCAGTGGagatttttgcttttttcaaCTTTCTGTATCGTTGACCTCTTCTTGGCAATAGAAAAGAGATCTTCCGATGCATTTTAGTCTCTCCCATTTCCtttttgttacatatttttgcTCTGTTTGTGATTTACCTCCAACAGTCTTTGTTCCTGGCAAGATATTTTCACTAGTTTGCCTTTCTG
The sequence above is drawn from the Diorhabda carinulata isolate Delta chromosome 6, icDioCari1.1, whole genome shotgun sequence genome and encodes:
- the LOC130895851 gene encoding acidic leucine-rich nuclear phosphoprotein 32 family member A isoform X1 — translated: MEKRIELEKRGKDPAEIKDLILDNSRSTSIIGLTDEFTNLESLSLINVGLTSLKGFPKLPNLKKLELSDNRISNGLNLLETSPKLTNLNLSGNKIKDLETLEPLKNLKNLRNLDLFNCEATTVENYREKVFKMIPSLKYLDGFDELEGEAESDLDEEVNGNEGNESANEEDSEEEGSSEFEEEGYEGGLRAIYSQNLDDTSDEEDYEAIEEEDDDECIEEEEVEEEEEVPPTTDGAYLNIFLSFSFFMCLFILVSRGKKRKLEEGEGEN
- the LOC130895851 gene encoding acidic leucine-rich nuclear phosphoprotein 32 family member A isoform X2, whose amino-acid sequence is MEKRIELEKRGKDPAEIKDLILDNSRSTSIIGLTDEFTNLESLSLINVGLTSLKGFPKLPNLKKLELSDNRISNGLNLLETSPKLTNLNLSGNKIKDLETLEPLKNLKNLRNLDLFNCEATTVENYREKVFKMIPSLKYLDGFDELEGEAESDLDEEVNGNEGNESANEEDSEEEGSSEFEEEGYEGGLRAIYSQNLDDTSDEEDYEAIEEEDDDECIEEEEVEEEEEVPPTTDVSRGKKRKLEEGEGEN